From a single Cyclobacterium marinum DSM 745 genomic region:
- a CDS encoding transposase, translating into MKDTAQLQIFKDFDGYSPKYHFFKNSLFGQIKDSIPWDELAGCLPAENTGPGAPRWFDAKGMFGMMFLKAYLNVSDRQLIERFNTDYSLQLFCGKLLAEDKQIRDYTLMTGIRAYIEDHCEWEQVQSVLLNHWKKDVNNSHVLLMDATCYESYIRFPTDVKLLWECCEWVFEKQLFRLCKILKTKRPRSKYREQKIKQLVYFRKRRNTHKETLRRRKSLVYLLEKGIEQLQQIMDMFRGECMRPEDFACLRTIKKILVQQTFLLTHKPSELKDRIVSLHKPYVRPIVRGKENKPVEFGMKVHMLQVDGLSFIDKMSFRNFNECKRLKISVVKHKTVFKGTTQLGADRIYATNENRRYCTGNSIFTCFPKKGPKNHSKAEKILSSEISKQRATVTEGIFGTHKDHYGLRKIKVRGEKREKLMVLFATMAANAVKIAKKRNQEEPAPREKAA; encoded by the coding sequence ATGAAAGATACAGCGCAACTACAGATTTTCAAAGACTTCGACGGATATTCTCCAAAATATCATTTTTTTAAGAATTCGTTGTTTGGCCAGATAAAAGATTCCATCCCCTGGGATGAGCTCGCAGGATGTCTTCCGGCAGAGAATACAGGTCCGGGCGCTCCCAGGTGGTTTGATGCCAAGGGAATGTTTGGCATGATGTTCCTCAAAGCCTACCTCAATGTCAGCGACAGACAGCTCATCGAAAGGTTCAATACAGATTACAGTTTGCAGCTGTTCTGCGGCAAACTTCTGGCCGAGGACAAACAGATCAGGGATTATACCCTTATGACAGGGATAAGGGCCTATATTGAAGATCACTGTGAATGGGAACAGGTTCAGTCAGTACTGCTCAACCACTGGAAAAAGGATGTGAACAATTCCCATGTACTTCTCATGGATGCCACCTGCTACGAGAGCTATATCCGCTTTCCTACCGATGTGAAACTTTTGTGGGAGTGCTGTGAATGGGTGTTTGAAAAGCAACTTTTCAGGTTGTGCAAGATCCTGAAGACCAAAAGGCCGCGTTCTAAATACCGGGAACAGAAGATTAAGCAGCTTGTCTATTTCAGGAAAAGGAGGAATACCCATAAAGAGACGCTTCGCAGAAGGAAATCGCTGGTCTACCTGTTGGAAAAAGGAATCGAGCAACTTCAGCAAATAATGGATATGTTCAGGGGAGAATGTATGAGGCCGGAAGATTTTGCCTGTTTGAGAACCATCAAGAAAATTCTGGTACAGCAGACATTTTTGTTGACCCACAAACCATCTGAGCTCAAAGACAGGATCGTTTCCCTTCACAAACCCTATGTCAGGCCAATAGTAAGGGGAAAAGAAAACAAACCCGTGGAGTTCGGAATGAAGGTACACATGCTGCAGGTCGACGGGCTCTCTTTTATAGATAAGATGAGTTTCAGAAACTTCAATGAATGTAAAAGGCTGAAAATCTCCGTGGTGAAACACAAAACAGTTTTCAAGGGAACAACACAGCTTGGCGCAGACCGAATATATGCCACCAACGAAAACAGAAGATACTGTACCGGAAACAGCATATTCACCTGCTTCCCCAAAAAGGGTCCTAAAAACCACTCCAAAGCTGAAAAAATACTCAGCAGCGAAATATCAAAGCAAAGGGCAACGGTAACGGAAGGTATTTTCGGAACCCACAAAGATCATTACGGGCTTAGAAAAATTAAAGTCCGGGGAGAAAAACGGGAGAAGCTGATGGTGCTTTTTGCAACCATGGCGGCCAACGCGGTAAAAATCGCAAAGAAAAGAAACCAGGAGGAGCCTGCACCAAGAGAGAAGGCAGCCTAA